One genomic region from Leptospira stimsonii encodes:
- a CDS encoding restriction endonuclease: MNYSFETINDKEFEILAIDIISRYFDTRIERFKEGKDHGVDGRYYKPEHDEIVIQCKHYFKSGFKQLYQKLKSTEINSIQKLNPKRYILITSVPLSRQNKLELFKLLSPFLKSESDIFGNEDLNDLLSKYSDIEKKHFKLWISSTTVLQTILNNSITGRSLNKLQEIYQSVPKYAETKDHYKALKKLAETRVLILTGVAGIGKTTLADQISLHFVKMGYEYVYIDHAINEAESVFFEDKRQIFYFDDFLGRNYLEALERKEDSRIINFINRVRRSEDKIFILTSRTAILKQGKELSDLFHIDNIGKNEYELRINNYSLMDKAKILYNHIWYSLLDSDFITELYNNLRYLQIIKHKNFNPRLISFITDSHRVQNVKKELYWNYIQKMLNNPKYIWEDVFNLQLDEISRFIPYLITFNGGDIGEINLRSAFFRLTYLEKLVGMITSDTNYEKTIRITTGTVINRTIGGFEIVKYELYNPSVTDYVLERLRYNSKLLINLFRSLHTVASIHTLFNLYSSGKIDSKTINLVLDELIKDCDIKSEIDYTAFLYSMAIQKGFTALFNNKSSKITIEEMCREDIRDLYNKLVIMSFAIDQNIITGAGKVDLEFYERFIEECEALDDLNVLVKILRKIYIHDMEKYWENIKNKIYEIYSNNITEIVLDSDVLIDFRDEEDIDDAIQNVTKFIEEEIQILGIDFGIDKIKKLVSKCNYEDILEKNMIYRAQDELFNDNNLDETMDYSEANIIDLFERT; encoded by the coding sequence ATGAATTATAGTTTTGAAACAATCAATGATAAAGAATTCGAAATTCTCGCAATTGATATTATATCAAGGTATTTTGATACGCGAATAGAAAGATTTAAAGAGGGAAAGGATCATGGTGTTGATGGAAGATATTATAAACCAGAACATGATGAAATTGTAATACAATGTAAACACTACTTTAAATCTGGATTTAAACAACTTTACCAAAAGTTGAAATCTACTGAAATAAATTCTATTCAAAAATTAAATCCTAAGAGATATATACTTATAACTTCAGTCCCCCTCTCTAGACAGAATAAGCTAGAATTATTTAAGTTACTATCCCCTTTTTTAAAAAGTGAATCTGATATATTTGGCAACGAGGATTTAAATGACTTATTGTCCAAATATTCAGATATTGAAAAGAAGCATTTTAAATTATGGATTAGTAGTACAACTGTACTTCAAACTATATTAAATAATTCAATCACTGGAAGAAGTTTAAACAAACTGCAAGAAATTTATCAAAGTGTGCCTAAATATGCCGAAACGAAGGACCACTACAAAGCATTAAAGAAATTAGCCGAAACCAGGGTGCTAATACTTACTGGAGTAGCAGGTATTGGAAAGACTACGTTAGCAGATCAAATTAGTTTGCATTTTGTCAAAATGGGCTATGAATATGTTTACATAGATCATGCAATTAATGAAGCAGAAAGTGTTTTCTTTGAGGACAAAAGGCAAATCTTCTATTTTGACGATTTTTTAGGCCGGAATTATTTAGAGGCATTGGAGAGAAAAGAAGATTCAAGAATAATAAATTTCATTAATAGAGTCAGGCGTAGCGAAGATAAAATATTCATCTTAACTTCGCGAACGGCAATTCTGAAGCAAGGTAAAGAGCTAAGTGATTTGTTTCACATTGATAACATTGGAAAAAATGAATATGAGCTTCGAATAAATAATTATTCCCTGATGGATAAGGCAAAAATATTATATAACCATATTTGGTATAGCCTGTTGGATTCTGATTTTATAACTGAGCTCTATAATAATTTGAGATATTTGCAAATCATCAAACACAAAAATTTTAATCCGAGGCTCATCTCATTTATCACAGACTCCCACCGGGTTCAGAATGTTAAGAAGGAACTTTACTGGAATTACATTCAAAAAATGCTGAATAATCCAAAATATATTTGGGAAGATGTATTCAATCTTCAATTAGATGAAATCTCACGTTTTATTCCTTACTTAATTACGTTTAACGGAGGGGATATTGGAGAAATAAATTTGCGGAGTGCATTTTTTAGATTAACTTATTTGGAAAAATTGGTTGGTATGATAACTTCAGACACTAATTATGAAAAAACTATCAGAATTACGACTGGGACAGTAATAAATAGGACTATTGGAGGATTTGAAATTGTAAAATATGAATTGTACAATCCATCTGTAACGGACTATGTTTTAGAAAGATTAAGGTATAATTCTAAATTATTGATTAATTTATTTCGCTCACTCCATACTGTAGCATCAATACATACCTTGTTTAATTTATATTCATCGGGAAAAATTGATTCGAAAACGATTAACTTAGTGTTAGACGAGCTAATCAAAGATTGCGATATAAAATCTGAAATTGACTACACTGCTTTTTTATATTCGATGGCAATACAAAAAGGATTTACGGCTCTATTTAATAATAAGTCGTCGAAAATTACTATCGAGGAAATGTGCCGAGAAGATATACGCGACTTATATAATAAGCTAGTAATAATGTCTTTTGCCATCGATCAGAATATTATAACTGGAGCGGGAAAGGTAGATTTAGAATTTTATGAGAGGTTCATCGAAGAATGTGAAGCGTTAGATGACCTGAATGTGTTAGTGAAAATATTAAGAAAAATATATATTCATGATATGGAAAAATATTGGGAAAATATAAAAAATAAAATATATGAAATATATTCAAATAATATAACAGAAATTGTATTAGACAGTGATGTGCTTATTGATTTTAGAGATGAAGAAGATATTGATGATGCGATACAAAACGTTACTAAATTTATAGAAGAGGAAATTCAAATACTAGGAATTGATTTTGGTATTGATAAAATTAAAAAACTCGTCTCCAAGTGTAATTATGAAGATATTCTTGAAAAAAATATGATTTATAGAGCGCAAGATGAATTATTTAACGATAATAATTTGGATGAAACTATGGATTATTCTGAAGCTAATATTATTGATCTTTTTGAAAGAACATAA
- a CDS encoding LIC10707 family hydrolase — MSKKYTLILLFISTLLQAQPFSGIPSTTGDGACNTKDQYSAPSQNSPDPSNPLYYSKTTVTFYGDSRIDYANAFPQGYNVSYYLPIISSGKYPGKLFSPGLFYGVSSLDFYLGTDSSWNIQNFGHGGDNSDAMLGQITTCLTNKPNYFIAPNVAFEIGGNDYLQNLLMLIYMPWHSQEYVNRALNNIERAITKLYKVRKNVLIIGNYPAVAWSAQRGLPNDDTFAFKTVNYKYQAIMQGFSISNFESFKKTLPELKPILSDALIAYGSYEAILGDLLNGAVITGAGYILNPKQGDYCFGSKIPAHGQIPAYFCWITGNFSSLGTLPSFLMGIQESAYPEIQERRKPYFQAQGLTLDYLRIWEAFVNPATLEPWVVNDALMGDIVHPNAIGFTVWGYHVSSKIKSLGWHLPKTPPVTPPPPPPTDNGGENTGRIEPGPISDWDLILLCFLFGICHL; from the coding sequence ATGAGCAAAAAATATACATTAATTTTACTTTTCATTTCTACTTTGCTTCAAGCCCAGCCTTTTTCGGGGATACCTAGTACAACTGGCGATGGAGCATGCAATACGAAGGATCAATATTCCGCACCTTCGCAGAATTCTCCTGACCCATCTAACCCTCTTTATTATTCCAAGACTACAGTTACATTCTATGGTGATAGCCGGATAGATTACGCGAACGCGTTCCCACAGGGTTACAACGTATCCTATTATTTACCTATTATATCTAGTGGAAAATATCCCGGTAAATTATTCTCGCCGGGTTTGTTCTACGGAGTTTCAAGTTTAGATTTTTACCTAGGGACGGATTCTTCCTGGAACATTCAAAACTTTGGACACGGCGGTGATAATTCAGATGCAATGTTAGGGCAAATCACTACATGCCTCACTAACAAACCGAATTACTTCATAGCTCCCAATGTAGCTTTTGAAATCGGCGGTAACGATTATCTACAAAATTTACTAATGCTAATATATATGCCCTGGCATTCGCAAGAGTATGTAAATCGAGCTTTGAACAATATTGAAAGGGCGATTACGAAGCTTTATAAAGTTAGAAAGAATGTTTTAATTATTGGAAATTACCCGGCCGTTGCATGGTCTGCTCAAAGAGGATTACCAAATGATGATACCTTCGCATTCAAAACAGTAAATTATAAATACCAAGCAATTATGCAGGGATTCTCAATTTCGAATTTCGAGTCTTTTAAAAAGACGCTTCCCGAATTAAAACCTATCTTGAGCGATGCTTTGATTGCCTACGGAAGCTATGAAGCCATCTTAGGAGATTTATTGAATGGCGCCGTGATTACAGGAGCAGGCTATATTCTAAATCCAAAGCAAGGAGATTACTGTTTTGGTTCAAAAATTCCAGCCCATGGACAGATACCTGCCTACTTTTGTTGGATAACTGGCAACTTCAGTTCTCTCGGGACCTTGCCCTCTTTTCTAATGGGTATCCAAGAAAGTGCTTATCCTGAAATCCAGGAGAGAAGGAAACCTTACTTCCAAGCACAAGGATTGACATTAGATTACCTGCGAATTTGGGAAGCATTTGTCAATCCAGCTACTTTAGAACCTTGGGTTGTAAACGATGCACTCATGGGAGATATAGTTCATCCAAATGCTATTGGATTTACGGTTTGGGGATATCACGTTTCCTCAAAAATTAAGAGCTTAGGTTGGCATCTTCCTAAAACTCCGCCAGTGACTCCTCCTCCACCACCTCCGACTGATAACGGTGGAGAGAATACTGGAAGAATAGAGCCGGGACCTATTTCAGATTGGGATTTGATATTGCTTTGTTTCTTGTTTGGAATTTGCCATTTGTGA
- a CDS encoding type I restriction-modification system subunit M N-terminal domain-containing protein, with product MMADKLSNNMDGAEYKYVVLGFIFLKYISDSFMALHEELSADKENGSDPEDRGE from the coding sequence ATGATGGCGGACAAACTTTCCAACAATATGGATGGCGCCGAATACAAATATGTCGTTTTAGGATTTATTTTCTTAAAATATATTTCAGACAGTTTTATGGCTCTCCATGAGGAGCTCTCAGCTGACAAGGAGAATGGTTCGGATCCTGAAGACCGAGGTGAGTAG
- a CDS encoding type II toxin-antitoxin system RelE/ParE family toxin, giving the protein MRKLKNLEYVVYQGQEFLIEWYYDSNNKSPALEYFETLADDDKESLLVLVKVFGDRGKIFNTEKFRNEGDKIFAFKPKPNRFLCFFAEGKKIIITNGFYKNQNKLPPTEKERALTYRKEYLRRIKEGIYYEK; this is encoded by the coding sequence ATGCGAAAATTAAAGAATTTAGAATATGTAGTTTATCAAGGTCAGGAATTTTTAATCGAGTGGTATTACGATTCGAACAATAAATCCCCCGCTCTTGAGTATTTTGAAACCCTTGCAGATGACGATAAAGAAAGCTTACTGGTTTTAGTTAAAGTTTTTGGCGATAGAGGAAAAATATTTAACACTGAGAAATTTAGAAATGAAGGTGATAAAATATTTGCCTTCAAACCAAAGCCCAATAGATTTCTTTGTTTTTTTGCTGAAGGGAAAAAGATTATTATAACGAACGGATTCTATAAAAATCAGAATAAATTGCCTCCAACTGAAAAGGAGCGCGCGCTAACCTATCGGAAAGAATATTTGAGGAGGATTAAGGAAGGTATCTATTATGAAAAATAA
- a CDS encoding RNA polymerase sigma factor → MIFLNNRVNLQPTIDWPDLVRQSLAGNREALDHLLVSLQPFIFNVAQKMLLNPDDAEDATQEVLLRVILYLQSYEPTKAKFTTWVYAIARNQLLKFRTGKIEALTGSFDQFSEEIYSVADEVIEARELQNPETQLLVKEANVGCMLGMLLCLSREQRLVFILGEILGLKSDAAGLICEISPENFRQQLSRARRDLYSFMQNKCGLVNKANPCRCHRKTMGFIKAGYVDPKNIRFASKHYENMRIFSEDQADSMCDLDIEYGQMFRNLPAYDAERSLLTVQSLLNSEDFRANFSL, encoded by the coding sequence ATGATTTTCTTGAATAACAGAGTTAACCTACAGCCAACAATAGACTGGCCGGATCTTGTACGTCAAAGCCTTGCGGGAAACCGCGAGGCTTTGGACCATTTGTTAGTGTCGTTACAGCCTTTCATCTTTAATGTCGCACAAAAAATGCTACTAAACCCAGATGATGCAGAAGATGCAACACAAGAAGTGCTGCTTCGAGTGATTTTATATCTGCAATCTTATGAACCGACGAAGGCAAAGTTTACGACCTGGGTATATGCAATTGCTAGAAATCAGCTACTGAAATTTCGCACTGGTAAAATCGAAGCACTTACAGGTTCATTCGATCAGTTTTCTGAAGAAATCTACTCAGTAGCAGACGAAGTCATAGAAGCAAGAGAACTTCAAAATCCCGAAACACAGCTTCTTGTAAAAGAGGCCAATGTGGGTTGCATGCTAGGAATGTTGCTTTGTCTTTCTCGAGAGCAACGTTTAGTATTTATACTTGGGGAGATTTTAGGATTAAAATCTGATGCTGCGGGCCTCATTTGCGAAATTAGCCCTGAGAATTTTAGGCAGCAGCTTTCTCGGGCAAGAAGAGACTTGTATTCCTTTATGCAGAACAAATGCGGTCTCGTAAACAAAGCAAATCCATGCCGATGTCACCGAAAAACTATGGGCTTTATTAAGGCAGGTTATGTGGATCCGAAGAACATACGATTCGCAAGCAAACATTATGAAAATATGCGAATCTTTTCGGAAGACCAGGCAGATTCAATGTGTGACTTGGATATAGAATATGGCCAGATGTTTAGAAATTTGCCTGCATACGATGCCGAGCGTTCCCTATTGACGGTGCAAAGTTTGTTGAATTCTGAGGATTTTCGGGCTAATTTCAGCTTGTAG
- a CDS encoding helix-turn-helix domain-containing protein has protein sequence MKNKSTLERVLQDPNKRKSFEKKYREFLLSELISELMEIEKVSVRKLATMTNLSPTVIQEIKSGKRENPTFDSLTKLIGALGGEIVFKKGKKELAQVP, from the coding sequence ATGAAAAATAAATCTACTTTAGAACGTGTGCTTCAAGATCCTAACAAACGTAAAAGTTTTGAGAAAAAATATAGAGAATTTTTGCTTTCAGAGTTAATTTCTGAACTAATGGAAATTGAAAAAGTTTCTGTTCGTAAACTAGCAACTATGACTAATCTTTCACCGACTGTAATCCAAGAAATTAAATCCGGTAAGAGAGAAAACCCCACTTTTGATAGTTTAACTAAATTGATAGGCGCATTAGGTGGAGAGATAGTTTTTAAAAAAGGTAAGAAGGAACTTGCTCAAGTTCCGTAA
- a CDS encoding phage portal protein, whose translation MVKQGKGRPRGNDYEKNLEKRLRLERSKEVGLKSEKINERLLHLAKSWFGQVNTPDVAGRNPVYSFDQMQQIRDGIQLRPTWRIPIPHLRSASYGTSLISAIHTVRVEDLSKFARISSKSGLWFRMEDEDEEVSDEITAKMKSCGKWFDKMGDLTSGWANRDHLGSVFEMMTRDTLTIDSIAFFLIFNPFGKLIEIRYLDPASIFPVDPTKGYRGDRSVAYVQIIDDNIVETFGANEILWLHKNHLSDVSMRGFGFSSLEACMLDLVGVINSLKFNRDTFSRQHPYGYLSFQGDISQEALDSLQLQWQEMISGLDDSHRIPILGTSAGEVKWTPLNIPNEMVFKDLMQWCVSLVLMGHGMDQAELGLRLIGSQSLSEANQTEKSKHSMTRAKLSLLTYFESAFTKLKNFREDDFGGIVCEFSGKDPEDEKEKVQKQKDEVANWKLVDEIRIAQDDPTIGETLADLYGVPVEDYKMAGALILNPIFQQNLMQLKQNAMGAIQGQDYSEMGYEESSEQKSNKSEDSNSDFEEEEEFEPDEDLIFG comes from the coding sequence ATGGTGAAACAGGGAAAAGGCCGGCCTCGTGGAAATGATTACGAAAAGAATTTAGAAAAAAGATTAAGATTAGAACGTTCCAAAGAGGTCGGACTTAAATCAGAAAAAATCAATGAACGCCTTTTACACTTAGCAAAGTCTTGGTTTGGACAAGTTAACACTCCTGATGTGGCCGGTCGTAATCCCGTATATAGCTTTGACCAGATGCAACAAATTCGAGACGGGATTCAGTTGCGACCAACGTGGAGAATTCCAATTCCCCATCTTCGAAGTGCTAGCTACGGCACATCTTTAATTTCAGCAATCCACACAGTTCGCGTTGAAGACTTGAGTAAGTTTGCTCGGATCAGTTCCAAATCCGGACTTTGGTTTCGAATGGAAGACGAGGATGAGGAAGTTTCTGATGAAATCACTGCAAAGATGAAAAGTTGCGGAAAGTGGTTTGATAAAATGGGTGATTTGACATCCGGTTGGGCAAACCGCGATCACTTAGGTTCCGTTTTTGAAATGATGACGAGAGATACTCTCACAATCGATTCAATTGCATTCTTCTTAATTTTTAATCCTTTTGGTAAGCTAATTGAAATCAGATATTTGGATCCCGCATCCATATTTCCAGTAGATCCCACAAAAGGTTACAGAGGAGATCGTTCTGTCGCGTATGTCCAAATTATCGATGACAATATAGTCGAAACGTTCGGCGCGAACGAAATACTTTGGCTTCACAAAAATCATCTTTCAGACGTTTCCATGAGGGGCTTTGGCTTTTCTTCTTTGGAAGCGTGTATGCTCGATCTTGTTGGAGTCATCAATTCACTCAAATTCAATCGAGATACGTTTTCAAGGCAACATCCTTATGGTTATCTTTCGTTCCAGGGAGATATTAGTCAGGAGGCGTTAGACTCTCTACAACTTCAATGGCAAGAGATGATCTCTGGACTTGATGATTCTCATCGAATCCCGATCCTCGGAACTTCTGCGGGTGAGGTAAAATGGACACCTCTTAATATTCCAAATGAAATGGTATTTAAGGATTTAATGCAGTGGTGTGTTTCGCTTGTCCTAATGGGTCACGGAATGGACCAAGCAGAATTGGGATTGCGGCTCATCGGTTCTCAATCACTTTCAGAAGCGAATCAAACTGAAAAAAGTAAACACAGTATGACTCGTGCAAAGCTCAGTCTCCTTACCTACTTTGAATCTGCATTTACTAAACTCAAAAATTTCCGCGAAGATGATTTTGGAGGAATCGTTTGCGAATTCAGTGGAAAAGATCCGGAAGACGAAAAGGAAAAAGTTCAAAAACAAAAAGACGAAGTAGCAAATTGGAAACTTGTGGATGAGATTCGAATTGCACAAGATGACCCGACTATCGGGGAAACTCTCGCAGATCTTTACGGAGTCCCTGTAGAAGATTACAAAATGGCGGGAGCTCTTATTCTAAACCCTATATTTCAACAAAATTTGATGCAACTAAAGCAAAATGCGATGGGTGCAATTCAAGGACAGGATTATTCTGAAATGGGATATGAAGAAAGTTCTGAACAGAAAAGCAACAAATCCGAAGATTCGAATTCGGATTTTGAAGAGGAAGAAGAATTTGAACCGGATGAAGACTTAATATTTGGATAA
- a CDS encoding HigA family addiction module antitoxin: MRKADGKILNPHPGEILGDILKEMEISAYRLAKETGVPSPNIYAIISGKRGISAEVSARFGRFFEQSDSFWFNLQNEYDLRNV, from the coding sequence ATGAGAAAGGCTGATGGCAAAATTTTAAACCCACATCCAGGGGAAATTCTTGGTGATATTTTAAAAGAAATGGAGATCTCAGCGTATCGATTAGCCAAAGAGACAGGTGTCCCATCTCCAAACATTTACGCTATAATTTCAGGAAAGCGAGGAATATCCGCAGAGGTATCGGCAAGATTTGGACGGTTCTTTGAACAGTCCGATTCATTTTGGTTTAATCTTCAAAACGAATATGATTTAAGGAATGTATAG